One region of Pseudomonas alvandae genomic DNA includes:
- a CDS encoding NEL-type E3 ubiquitin ligase domain-containing protein, which yields MPPNPTQNPETTRSKPQATESLHADFLEAAMPAWLIEATTQRRQAIKQAGTQMPAWYANASPEQRKVVDACFTQSVAAQNRLDKTLSAFLDIDTFARPLLIQALKDRFKIEVDVDKTLLHLTRPLEISVIKVEISSFTVFRLPLLQVALHNFESWECEHDAYHATSRFVAETHTPGTYAPVVLNVSVSQFLTLCRTLDIGAKYQAYLKSFFYPADATTETTFRQHFIASQKAALRAAAEQALLAKDIEPRDHAMVLSVINGENAPRIGGKPVWFEDMTLMGFRLVGCVVFTICEMHRYSNEVILYVPHDPEHPLKRYDVNQLKARFKQLLTTPDTGQSQNNAPTPYQRFFSRFVPYGKQPYYFSQFVQEAGGLPSVQLPAPWMGIFEPFIPPSLMIRLPAIPPDRSKAKREPDPYVAPSTTPQQGRTLWADNLDPWQYLYERHREKVLADARSHAVPTEDVDAKTRQEKLANLLQIGLSAVNMLSMFVPVLGEVMMVVMAGQLLYETLEGAIEWGEGDKRAAKAHLIDVAENLALMGVMAGVGAGVGKLAAIKPEPVIEHLEPVTLPSGETRLWKPDLSRYESSVTLPDTSTPNALGQYEVGGTTCIRLGGKVYEQLFDASIHKWRIKHPTDNSAYQPILLHNGTGAWRHSLERPMTWNRLTLLRRIGHETAAFSDDVLLRLADVSGVSDNTLRKMHMDNSMPPPELRDAMRLFKADAEAAQVIDRMQGTASLRELTRQQVFERIYKGEEPADGRIRILQRECPGLSEAAAQEVIAHGSAADLARFDARRRAPLNMLEEARWYARQGRQVRAYAGLRSESVASADSRRLALHALERLSAWPDTLRLEVREGSGAGALLDSIGDKHAPRKTTLVKNGPHYQALDERGKVVDSVPRQGDDFYRSILYALPDDVLSGLGLAKNQDAQLQRRIIDYADLHRKDMPQLLEPRARRFKPPVRVSATLKGYYASGRGKGMHPSIQARVEALYPSEQQAEAFIRQQRGKSERQVYSELQTRQREWESLDGTLQQWLDETPGSPTDAHKFRFAQALRDSWRHRPLAEESPEGTRLLLSCQVPLPSITANFGHVRELSVVGGGLTDINADPFLTLFPGLTKLSIGVREAGFIDLFLGQQPLTTLPHAVSQMPGLTDLRFSTTAFALDRSFASRLTALTSLEALHIEYSGFDRVVLHDLDLTPLDRLRTLKIDAPQVLSRWPEYVQRLPNLERLDLARTSIRTLPDAIFQGHEKLWAGLSLNWSALAPEAFGRAYRYVSGYSGELGHLVDLSEMVDGYCRGQLRMIVGEPDLVGRLPARFDSASYTPQERFTALEAIRAEHDGIFAQFFEPEALEQLPYSTLAPSGVKAGSLLRALRDSWRGAVRQRLGLPTAEVSTFQLLPSGSSLPGKKMTSLPALPAGSFSHVHTLRLGSLEVSTEQARSFFRAFSGTQTLEIGNSGFAELPFAAEHLPALTQLDLRNNKLIVNPIVQAQFNGLTRLEQLNLANNPLETLDVTALTQLRALNLKATQLRAWPAGAENLQQLSWLDLRENRLRSLPPSVLSNDDLILKTNWADNPFSPEGEAALSAAYQRVEDARGLLHGALARFAKEPVPDQFPPTETAWSTTRLLLRLPEESAIVEGDAGRTLRLQRLDPFLTQEQAARKLGQWRENGMTETQIDDQLNQWHQGCVSLTRRLNNWLFIRDAQVTRGTVSAQSRALAANSIRKVWQERLIRHDGAGQTLSLHGLQLGDLPELTVPFPGVTTLELPGVLLTEQGSNGFLAAFPNLGRLDLGGNGLTAVPEAALEMAHLEHLDFGDNNLPPAAAYPLLTNGRLRSLNLSLNRLVTFDPPDFGQIQVLDLSNNEIENWPSHLLDAQELGALNLSGNELTDLPAGLLDGNHERLVDGMDLTENEELSLDTFYELRDYLESGDIEEVMGFSRSDIDSFIDMSESPQGDTSDVDDDSDGGAGGNIRNDNHAAVAPVEPLFNPSGDASVEALAPWLVGADSEQVTTRKRIWTQLAEENDHERFFQLLALLSDTFDFKFNRAELTRRVWNVMEAASENSELRQLLFREAETHGTCIDGRILTFSELEVRVFVFQALRDIPLDRPMLKGQALLRLSRQLFRLERVETLAEAAGQGRDRAEVRLRYRIGLTSGWGDGIDLPGQPTHMAFGAPITGELAARTRHSILEAERSDALLVNMTTREYWTTYLQERHPELMSDITDAVANRRHELLDELEDRRAEGTVDTEQYNLQLTAQGRAIDALRTQKLVELTRTEISDLQNVAAGTEPSGNQSPQPGPSRRN from the coding sequence ATGCCACCCAATCCCACGCAGAACCCGGAAACAACACGATCAAAACCGCAGGCCACGGAAAGTCTGCATGCAGACTTTCTGGAAGCGGCCATGCCTGCATGGCTCATCGAGGCTACGACGCAACGCAGGCAGGCGATAAAGCAAGCCGGAACGCAAATGCCGGCCTGGTATGCGAACGCTTCGCCAGAGCAGCGCAAGGTCGTGGATGCCTGTTTCACGCAAAGTGTCGCAGCGCAGAATCGATTGGACAAAACCCTGTCGGCATTCCTGGACATTGATACATTTGCCAGGCCGCTGTTGATCCAGGCACTAAAGGATCGGTTCAAGATAGAAGTGGACGTCGACAAGACGTTGCTGCACCTGACACGACCGTTGGAAATATCCGTGATCAAGGTGGAAATTTCTTCGTTCACAGTGTTCAGGTTGCCCCTGCTGCAAGTTGCGCTGCACAACTTCGAAAGCTGGGAATGCGAGCATGACGCCTATCATGCAACGTCAAGATTTGTTGCAGAGACGCATACGCCTGGCACTTACGCGCCCGTGGTGTTGAATGTGTCGGTGAGTCAATTCCTCACGCTGTGCCGCACCCTGGATATCGGTGCGAAATACCAAGCCTACCTCAAGTCTTTTTTCTACCCGGCTGACGCGACGACCGAAACGACGTTTCGCCAGCACTTCATTGCCAGTCAGAAAGCTGCGTTAAGGGCCGCAGCCGAGCAAGCGCTGTTGGCAAAGGATATAGAGCCGAGGGATCACGCGATGGTTCTGTCGGTCATCAACGGCGAAAATGCCCCCCGGATAGGTGGAAAGCCAGTCTGGTTCGAAGACATGACCCTGATGGGGTTCAGACTGGTGGGCTGTGTCGTGTTCACGATTTGTGAAATGCATCGCTACAGCAATGAAGTGATTCTCTACGTGCCCCATGACCCTGAGCATCCGCTGAAGCGTTACGACGTCAACCAACTGAAAGCGCGCTTCAAGCAATTGCTTACTACGCCCGATACCGGGCAATCGCAAAACAATGCGCCTACACCGTATCAGCGCTTTTTCAGTCGATTCGTGCCCTACGGCAAACAACCTTATTACTTCAGCCAATTTGTCCAGGAAGCGGGCGGTTTACCAAGCGTCCAGTTGCCTGCGCCATGGATGGGCATTTTCGAACCCTTCATACCCCCTTCGTTGATGATCCGCCTCCCGGCAATCCCTCCTGATCGTTCAAAGGCAAAGCGCGAACCGGATCCCTACGTCGCCCCTTCGACGACACCGCAGCAAGGCCGGACGTTGTGGGCCGATAATCTGGATCCGTGGCAGTACCTCTATGAGCGACACCGTGAAAAAGTGCTGGCCGATGCGCGCAGTCATGCGGTCCCCACGGAGGATGTCGACGCCAAGACGAGGCAAGAGAAACTCGCCAACCTACTGCAAATAGGGCTCTCGGCCGTGAATATGTTGTCCATGTTCGTTCCGGTATTGGGCGAGGTCATGATGGTGGTCATGGCGGGACAGCTGTTGTACGAAACCCTTGAAGGTGCGATCGAGTGGGGTGAGGGTGACAAACGGGCAGCCAAGGCCCATTTGATAGACGTCGCAGAAAACCTGGCGTTGATGGGCGTGATGGCCGGTGTGGGCGCCGGGGTCGGCAAGCTGGCCGCCATCAAGCCTGAACCGGTGATCGAGCACCTTGAGCCTGTGACGTTGCCCAGTGGCGAAACCCGCCTGTGGAAGCCGGACCTGAGCCGTTATGAAAGCAGTGTAACGCTCCCCGATACGAGCACTCCGAACGCATTGGGGCAATACGAAGTCGGTGGGACGACCTGCATCCGCCTGGGCGGAAAGGTTTACGAGCAGCTTTTCGATGCGTCGATACACAAATGGCGTATCAAGCATCCGACAGACAATTCAGCGTATCAACCCATCCTCCTGCATAACGGCACCGGAGCCTGGCGGCATTCGCTGGAGCGGCCAATGACCTGGAATCGCTTGACGCTGCTCAGGCGCATCGGCCATGAGACCGCAGCGTTTTCGGATGACGTGCTGCTCAGGCTCGCCGACGTCAGCGGCGTCAGCGACAACACGCTGCGTAAAATGCACATGGACAACTCGATGCCGCCTCCTGAGCTGAGGGATGCGATGCGCCTGTTCAAGGCGGACGCCGAGGCCGCCCAGGTGATTGACCGGATGCAAGGCACAGCAAGTTTGAGAGAGCTGACCCGGCAGCAGGTTTTCGAAAGGATCTATAAGGGCGAGGAACCTGCGGACGGTCGTATCAGGATTTTGCAGCGTGAGTGCCCTGGCCTTAGCGAGGCTGCCGCCCAAGAGGTCATCGCCCACGGAAGCGCTGCCGATCTCGCCCGCTTTGACGCAAGGCGCCGCGCGCCGTTGAACATGCTCGAAGAGGCGCGCTGGTATGCCCGACAAGGACGCCAGGTTCGGGCATATGCGGGGTTGCGCAGCGAGAGTGTGGCATCGGCCGACAGCCGGCGCCTGGCATTGCATGCCCTGGAAAGATTGTCGGCATGGCCGGATACGCTGCGTCTGGAAGTGCGCGAGGGAAGCGGCGCCGGAGCATTGCTTGACAGTATCGGCGACAAGCATGCGCCGCGGAAAACAACCTTGGTCAAAAACGGACCTCACTATCAAGCGCTCGATGAGCGTGGGAAAGTCGTCGATAGCGTGCCCCGGCAGGGCGACGATTTCTACCGTTCGATCCTGTACGCGTTGCCTGATGATGTGCTTTCAGGGCTGGGGCTGGCGAAGAATCAAGACGCCCAGTTGCAACGCAGGATCATCGATTACGCAGACCTGCATCGCAAGGATATGCCACAGCTGCTTGAGCCCCGCGCCAGACGTTTCAAGCCACCCGTTCGAGTGAGCGCGACGCTCAAGGGGTATTACGCGAGCGGTCGAGGCAAGGGGATGCATCCTTCCATTCAGGCGCGGGTGGAGGCGCTTTATCCCAGCGAGCAGCAAGCCGAGGCGTTCATCAGGCAGCAACGGGGCAAGTCAGAGCGGCAAGTCTATTCGGAGTTGCAAACGCGCCAGCGTGAATGGGAGTCGCTCGATGGCACGCTTCAACAATGGCTGGACGAGACACCGGGCAGCCCGACCGATGCTCATAAATTCAGGTTTGCCCAAGCGCTCAGGGATAGCTGGCGCCATCGTCCGTTAGCGGAAGAATCCCCCGAAGGCACGCGGCTGTTGCTTTCCTGTCAGGTGCCGCTGCCCTCGATAACCGCCAACTTTGGCCATGTGCGTGAACTGTCGGTGGTTGGCGGCGGGCTGACGGACATCAATGCGGATCCCTTCCTGACGCTTTTCCCCGGGCTCACGAAGTTGTCGATCGGCGTCAGAGAGGCCGGCTTCATCGACCTGTTCCTTGGACAGCAACCGTTGACCACCTTGCCGCACGCGGTGAGTCAAATGCCGGGACTTACCGACCTGCGTTTCTCCACCACAGCTTTCGCCCTGGACAGGAGTTTTGCGTCAAGGCTCACTGCGCTGACTTCACTGGAGGCTTTGCACATCGAATATTCGGGTTTCGATCGGGTCGTGTTGCATGATCTTGACCTTACCCCGTTGGACCGTTTGCGTACGTTGAAAATCGACGCGCCGCAGGTTCTGTCGCGATGGCCGGAATACGTGCAGCGTCTTCCGAACCTCGAACGCCTGGACCTGGCGCGCACATCGATACGTACACTGCCTGACGCGATATTCCAAGGGCACGAAAAGCTGTGGGCCGGGTTGTCGCTGAATTGGTCGGCGCTGGCGCCTGAGGCGTTCGGGCGTGCCTACCGATACGTCAGCGGCTACTCAGGTGAGCTCGGCCATTTGGTTGACTTGAGCGAGATGGTGGATGGGTACTGCCGCGGACAATTGCGCATGATTGTCGGGGAGCCCGATCTTGTCGGGCGCCTGCCCGCGCGATTCGACAGTGCTTCATACACCCCGCAGGAGCGATTTACCGCGTTAGAAGCCATCAGGGCGGAGCACGATGGCATCTTTGCGCAGTTTTTCGAGCCGGAGGCACTGGAACAGTTGCCTTATTCCACGCTTGCGCCCTCAGGAGTGAAGGCAGGGTCCTTGCTTCGCGCGTTGCGAGACAGCTGGCGCGGCGCTGTTCGCCAGCGCCTTGGTTTGCCGACGGCTGAGGTCTCCACCTTTCAACTGCTCCCCTCCGGATCGAGTCTTCCAGGTAAAAAAATGACATCGCTCCCGGCGTTGCCGGCCGGCAGTTTTTCCCACGTGCATACGTTGCGCCTGGGATCGTTGGAGGTCTCAACCGAGCAAGCGCGCAGCTTCTTCAGGGCATTCAGTGGCACGCAAACGCTGGAGATCGGCAACAGCGGTTTCGCCGAATTGCCTTTCGCCGCCGAACATTTGCCAGCGTTGACGCAACTCGACCTGCGCAATAACAAGCTCATCGTCAATCCCATTGTCCAGGCGCAATTCAACGGCTTGACGCGGCTTGAACAACTGAATCTGGCCAATAACCCGCTCGAGACCCTGGATGTTACTGCCTTGACCCAGCTTCGGGCCTTGAACCTCAAAGCCACCCAATTGCGGGCTTGGCCAGCTGGCGCCGAAAACCTGCAGCAACTGTCCTGGCTCGACCTGCGGGAAAACCGGCTTCGATCACTTCCGCCATCCGTACTGTCCAATGATGACCTCATCCTGAAAACCAACTGGGCCGATAACCCCTTCAGCCCTGAAGGCGAGGCAGCCTTGAGCGCGGCCTATCAGCGAGTCGAAGATGCAAGAGGACTCCTCCACGGGGCATTGGCTCGATTTGCCAAAGAACCTGTACCGGATCAGTTCCCGCCGACGGAAACAGCCTGGTCGACGACACGCCTTCTATTAAGGCTTCCCGAGGAATCGGCAATCGTCGAGGGGGATGCCGGACGCACGCTTCGCCTGCAGCGGCTGGATCCGTTCTTGACGCAGGAACAGGCAGCCCGGAAGCTCGGGCAATGGCGGGAAAACGGGATGACCGAGACGCAAATCGACGACCAGCTCAACCAGTGGCATCAGGGGTGTGTTTCGCTGACTCGTCGACTGAATAATTGGCTCTTTATCCGAGACGCACAAGTCACCAGGGGCACCGTGTCCGCGCAAAGCCGCGCGCTCGCGGCGAACAGCATTCGTAAGGTTTGGCAAGAAAGACTGATACGCCACGATGGAGCAGGGCAAACGCTCAGTCTGCATGGTCTGCAGTTGGGTGACTTGCCTGAGCTGACGGTGCCGTTTCCTGGCGTGACAACGCTGGAGCTTCCGGGCGTCCTGTTGACTGAACAAGGTTCCAACGGTTTCTTGGCGGCTTTTCCCAATTTGGGGCGGTTGGACCTGGGCGGCAATGGATTGACCGCCGTTCCGGAGGCTGCCTTGGAAATGGCGCACCTGGAGCACCTGGATTTCGGCGATAACAATTTGCCGCCGGCAGCGGCTTACCCGTTATTGACCAACGGTCGCCTGCGTTCGCTCAACCTTTCCCTCAATAGACTGGTAACGTTCGATCCTCCCGATTTTGGCCAGATCCAAGTGCTGGATCTCAGCAATAACGAGATAGAGAACTGGCCCAGCCATTTGTTGGATGCGCAAGAACTAGGGGCCCTGAACCTGAGCGGCAACGAGCTTACGGATCTTCCGGCCGGGTTGCTGGATGGCAACCACGAGAGACTCGTGGACGGAATGGACCTAACCGAAAACGAAGAGCTGTCACTCGACACGTTCTATGAACTCAGGGATTACCTCGAGTCGGGTGACATTGAAGAAGTGATGGGCTTTTCTCGAAGCGATATTGATAGCTTTATCGACATGTCAGAGTCGCCGCAAGGCGACACTTCCGATGTTGATGACGACTCCGATGGCGGCGCGGGCGGTAATATCCGTAACGATAACCACGCCGCTGTCGCTCCGGTCGAACCGCTCTTCAATCCTTCGGGCGACGCATCGGTGGAGGCCCTCGCACCCTGGCTGGTGGGGGCGGACAGTGAACAGGTCACGACCCGGAAGAGGATCTGGACGCAGTTGGCCGAAGAAAACGACCACGAACGTTTCTTCCAACTGCTTGCGCTGTTGTCAGACACGTTCGATTTCAAATTCAACCGAGCAGAACTGACGCGACGGGTATGGAACGTCATGGAGGCTGCCAGCGAAAACAGCGAGTTGCGCCAGTTGCTGTTTCGTGAAGCTGAAACCCACGGTACGTGCATCGATGGCCGCATCCTGACGTTCAGCGAGCTGGAAGTGCGTGTGTTTGTCTTTCAGGCTTTGCGCGACATTCCGCTGGATCGTCCGATGCTCAAGGGCCAGGCGTTGCTGCGCTTGTCGCGGCAGTTGTTCCGGCTGGAGCGGGTCGAGACGTTGGCCGAAGCGGCAGGTCAAGGCAGGGATCGGGCGGAAGTGCGCCTGCGATACCGCATTGGCCTGACGAGCGGGTGGGGCGATGGCATCGATTTACCTGGGCAGCCTACGCATATGGCTTTCGGCGCACCGATCACGGGAGAACTGGCGGCGCGCACGCGTCACTCGATTCTTGAGGCAGAGCGCAGCGATGCGCTATTGGTGAACATGACAACGCGTGAATACTGGACGACCTACCTACAGGAGCGGCATCCAGAACTCATGAGTGATATCACCGATGCGGTCGCCAATAGGCGCCATGAGCTTTTGGATGAATTGGAGGACCGCAGGGCCGAGGGCACGGTCGATACGGAGCAATACAATCTGCAACTCACTGCGCAGGGCAGAGCGATCGATGCCTTGCGCACTCAGAAACTGGTGGAACTGACGCGAACAGAGATCAGTGACTTGCAGAACGTCGCCGCTGGGACGGAGCCATCCGGTAATCAGTCGCCTCAACCAGGGCCGTCACGCCGTAACTGA
- the metH gene encoding methionine synthase: MSDRSARLYLLQQALKERILILDGGMGTMIQSYKLEEQDYRGKRFADWPSDVKGNNDLLVLTRPDVIGAIEKAYLDAGADILETNTFNATQVSQADYGMQGLAYELNLEGARLARKVADAKTLETPDKPRFVAGVLGPTSRTCSLSPDVNNPGYRNVTFDELVENYTEATKGLIEGGADLILIETIFDTLNAKAAIFAVQGVYEELGVELPIMISGTITDASGRTLSGQTTEAFWNSVAHAKPISVGLNCALGASELRPYLEELSNKASTHVSAHPNAGLPNEFGEYDELPVDTAKVIEEFAQSGFLNIVGGCCGTTPAHIEAIAKAVAGYAPRQIPEIPRACRLSGLEPFTIDRSSLFVNVGERTNITGSAKFARLIREDNYTEALEVALQQVEAGAQVIDINMDEGMLDSKKAMVTFLNLIAGEPDISRVPIMIDSSKWEVIEAGLKCIQGKGIVNSISMKEGVEQFIHHAKLCKRYGAAVVVMAFDEAGQADTEARKKEICKRSYDILVNEVGFPPEDIIFDPNIFAVATGIEEHNNYAVDFINACAYIRDELPYALTSGGVSNVSFSFRGNNPVREAIHSVFLLYAIRAGLTMGIVNAGQLEIYDQIPVELRDAVEDVILNRTPEGTDALLAIADKYKGDGSVKEAETEEWRGWEVNKRLEHALVKGITTHIVEDTEESRRSFTRPIEVIEGPLMAGMNIVGDLFGAGKMFLPQVVKSARVMKQAVAHLIPFIEAEKGDKPEAKGKILMATVKGDVHDIGKNIVGVVLGCNGYDIVDLGVMVPAEKILQVAKEQKCDIIGLSGLITPSLDEMVHVAREMQRQDFHLPLMIGGATTSKAHTAVKIEPKYSNDAVIYVTDASRAVGVATQLLSKELKPAFVEKTRQDYIEVRERTSNRSARTERLSYPAAVAKKPQFDWSSYQPVKPTFTGARVLDDIDLNVLAEYIDWTPFFISWDLAGKYPRILTDEVVGEAATALYADARAMLRKLIDEKLISARAVFGFWPANQVHDDDLEVYGDDGKPLARLHHLRQQIIKTDGKPNFSLADFVAPKDSGITDYVGGFITTAGIGAEEVAKAYQEAGDDYNSIMVKALADRLAEACAEWLHQQVRKEHWGYAKDEHLDNEALIKEQYTGIRPAPGYPACPDHTEKATLFRLLDPEASEMKAGRSGVFLTEHYAMFPAAAVSGWYFAHPQAQYFAVGKIDKDQVQSYTARKGQDLSVTERWLAPNLGYDN; the protein is encoded by the coding sequence ATGTCCGATCGCAGCGCTCGCCTCTATCTTCTCCAGCAAGCCCTCAAGGAACGCATCCTGATCCTCGACGGCGGCATGGGCACGATGATCCAGAGCTACAAGCTGGAAGAACAGGACTATCGCGGCAAACGCTTCGCCGACTGGCCGAGCGACGTCAAGGGCAACAACGACTTGCTCGTGCTGACTCGCCCCGACGTGATCGGTGCCATTGAGAAGGCCTACCTGGATGCCGGCGCCGACATCCTCGAAACCAACACTTTCAACGCCACCCAGGTGTCCCAGGCCGACTACGGCATGCAGGGCCTGGCCTACGAGCTGAACCTGGAAGGCGCGCGCCTGGCCCGCAAGGTGGCCGACGCCAAGACCCTGGAAACCCCGGACAAGCCGCGCTTCGTCGCCGGCGTGCTCGGCCCGACCAGCCGCACCTGCTCGCTGTCACCGGACGTGAACAACCCCGGCTACCGCAACGTGACCTTCGATGAGCTGGTGGAGAACTACACCGAGGCCACCAAGGGCCTGATCGAAGGCGGCGCCGACCTGATCCTGATCGAGACCATCTTCGACACACTCAACGCCAAGGCGGCGATCTTCGCCGTGCAAGGCGTCTATGAAGAACTGGGCGTCGAGCTGCCGATCATGATTTCCGGCACCATCACCGACGCCTCCGGCCGTACCCTTTCCGGCCAGACCACCGAAGCCTTCTGGAACTCGGTGGCCCACGCCAAGCCGATCTCGGTCGGCCTGAACTGCGCCCTCGGCGCCAGCGAATTGCGTCCGTACCTGGAAGAACTCTCGAACAAGGCCAGCACCCACGTATCGGCCCACCCCAACGCCGGCCTGCCCAACGAATTCGGTGAATACGATGAATTGCCGGTGGACACCGCCAAGGTCATCGAAGAATTCGCCCAGAGCGGTTTCCTGAACATCGTCGGCGGCTGCTGCGGCACCACCCCGGCGCACATCGAAGCCATCGCCAAGGCCGTGGCCGGCTATGCGCCGCGGCAGATTCCAGAGATTCCACGGGCGTGCCGCCTGTCGGGCCTGGAACCATTCACCATCGACCGCAGTTCGCTGTTCGTCAACGTCGGTGAGCGGACCAACATCACCGGTTCCGCCAAGTTCGCCCGGCTGATCCGCGAGGACAACTACACCGAAGCCCTGGAAGTCGCCCTGCAACAGGTCGAGGCCGGCGCCCAGGTGATCGACATCAACATGGACGAGGGCATGCTCGATTCGAAGAAGGCCATGGTGACCTTCCTCAATCTGATCGCCGGCGAACCGGACATCTCTCGCGTCCCGATCATGATCGACTCCTCCAAATGGGAAGTGATCGAAGCCGGCCTCAAGTGCATCCAGGGCAAGGGCATCGTCAACTCCATCAGCATGAAGGAAGGCGTCGAGCAGTTCATCCACCACGCCAAGCTGTGCAAGCGCTACGGCGCTGCGGTGGTGGTGATGGCCTTCGACGAAGCCGGCCAGGCCGACACCGAGGCGCGCAAGAAGGAGATCTGCAAGCGCTCCTACGACATCCTGGTCAACGAAGTCGGCTTCCCGCCGGAAGACATCATCTTCGACCCGAACATCTTCGCCGTCGCCACAGGTATTGAAGAGCACAACAACTATGCCGTGGATTTCATCAATGCCTGCGCCTACATCCGCGACGAACTGCCCTACGCGCTGACCTCGGGCGGGGTCTCCAACGTGTCCTTCTCGTTCCGCGGCAACAACCCGGTGCGCGAGGCGATCCACTCGGTGTTCCTGCTATATGCAATCCGCGCAGGCCTGACCATGGGCATCGTCAACGCCGGCCAACTGGAAATCTACGACCAGATCCCGGTGGAACTGCGTGACGCCGTGGAGGACGTGATCCTCAACCGCACCCCCGAGGGCACCGACGCCCTGCTCGCCATCGCCGACAAATACAAGGGCGACGGCAGCGTCAAGGAAGCGGAAACCGAAGAGTGGCGCGGCTGGGAAGTGAACAAACGCCTGGAGCATGCTCTGGTCAAGGGCATCACCACCCACATCGTCGAGGACACCGAGGAATCGCGGCGGTCGTTCACCCGTCCGATTGAGGTCATCGAAGGCCCGCTGATGGCCGGCATGAACATCGTTGGCGACCTGTTTGGCGCCGGCAAGATGTTCCTGCCCCAAGTGGTCAAGTCCGCCCGCGTGATGAAGCAAGCGGTGGCCCACCTGATCCCGTTCATCGAGGCGGAAAAAGGCGACAAGCCGGAAGCCAAGGGCAAGATCCTCATGGCCACGGTCAAGGGCGACGTGCATGACATCGGCAAGAACATCGTCGGCGTTGTGTTGGGGTGCAACGGCTATGACATCGTCGACCTGGGCGTGATGGTGCCGGCGGAGAAGATCCTGCAGGTGGCCAAGGAGCAGAAGTGCGACATCATCGGCCTGTCCGGCCTGATCACCCCGTCCCTGGACGAGATGGTGCACGTGGCGCGGGAGATGCAGCGCCAGGACTTCCACCTGCCGTTGATGATCGGCGGTGCTACGACCTCCAAGGCCCATACGGCGGTGAAGATCGAGCCCAAGTACAGCAACGACGCGGTGATCTACGTCACCGACGCCTCCCGCGCCGTGGGCGTGGCGACCCAGTTGCTGTCCAAGGAGCTGAAGCCGGCGTTCGTCGAGAAAACCCGCCAGGACTACATCGAGGTGCGCGAGCGCACTTCGAACCGCAGCGCCCGCACCGAACGCCTGAGCTACCCGGCGGCCGTGGCGAAGAAGCCGCAGTTCGACTGGAGCAGCTACCAGCCGGTCAAGCCGACCTTCACTGGCGCACGGGTGCTGGACGACATCGACTTGAATGTCCTGGCCGAATACATCGACTGGACGCCGTTCTTCATTTCCTGGGACCTGGCCGGCAAATACCCGCGCATCCTCACCGACGAAGTGGTCGGCGAAGCGGCCACGGCGTTGTACGCCGACGCCCGGGCGATGCTGCGCAAGCTGATCGACGAGAAACTCATCAGCGCCCGCGCCGTGTTCGGCTTCTGGCCGGCCAACCAGGTGCATGACGACGACCTGGAAGTCTATGGCGACGACGGCAAGCCACTGGCACGCCTGCATCACCTGCGCCAGCAGATCATCAAGACCGACGGCAAGCCGAACTTCTCCCTGGCCGACTTCGTCGCGCCGAAGGACAGTGGCATCACCGATTACGTCGGCGGCTTCATCACCACCGCCGGCATCGGCGCCGAAGAAGTCGCCAAGGCGTATCAAGAAGCCGGCGACGACTACAACTCGATCATGGTCAAGGCCCTGGCCGACCGCTTGGCCGAAGCCTGTGCCGAATGGCTGCACCAGCAGGTGCGCAAGGAACATTGGGGTTACGCCAAGGACGAACACCTGGACAACGAGGCGCTGATCAAGGAGCAGTACACCGGCATCCGCCCTGCTCCCGGCTACCCGGCCTGCCCGGATCACACCGAGAAAGCCACCTTGTTCCGCCTGCTTGATCCCGAGGCCAGTGAAATGAAAGCCGGGCGCAGCGGCGTGTTCCTTACCGAGCACTACGCCATGTTCCCGGCAGCGGCGGTCAGCGGCTGGTACTTCGCCCATCCCCAGGCGCAGTATTTTGCCGTGGGCAAGATCGACAAGGATCAGGTGCAGAGCTATACCGCACGCAAAGGGCAGGATCTCAGCGTGACGGAGCGTTGGTTGGCGCCGAACCTGGGTTACGACAACTGA